The proteins below are encoded in one region of Brevundimonas fontaquae:
- a CDS encoding thioredoxin domain-containing protein translates to MMRRAFIAAGFALAALTSGLATPALAADAPPPVTAQDHILGRANAPVTVIEYASFTCSHCADFHNTVLPAFKAKYIDTGKVRLVHRNLPTPPANLAAAAAVVAMCAAPERYFDVAAVFMRDQAGLRVTGPQPWFAAGIAASGKTRDQIQACMETPAGRTALDQQIEGADKAGVTGTPTFFVNGTMVMDHSLEALSAAIDPLLR, encoded by the coding sequence ATGATGCGACGCGCCTTCATCGCCGCCGGTTTCGCCCTCGCCGCCCTGACCAGCGGTTTGGCGACGCCGGCGCTCGCCGCCGATGCGCCCCCGCCCGTCACGGCCCAGGATCATATCCTGGGTCGGGCGAATGCGCCGGTGACGGTGATCGAATACGCGTCCTTCACCTGCTCGCACTGTGCGGACTTCCACAACACCGTGCTGCCGGCCTTCAAGGCCAAATATATCGACACAGGCAAGGTCCGGCTGGTTCACCGCAACCTGCCGACCCCGCCCGCCAATCTGGCCGCCGCCGCCGCGGTCGTGGCGATGTGCGCGGCGCCCGAGCGCTACTTCGACGTGGCGGCCGTCTTCATGCGTGATCAGGCAGGCCTGCGCGTCACCGGACCCCAGCCCTGGTTCGCGGCCGGCATCGCCGCCAGCGGAAAAACCCGCGACCAGATTCAAGCCTGCATGGAAACCCCGGCGGGCCGCACCGCCCTGGATCAGCAGATCGAAGGCGCCGACAAGGCCGGCGTCACGGGAACGCCCACCTTCTTCGTCAATGGGACGATGGTCATGGATCATTCGCTGGAGGCTCTGTCGGCCGCCATCGATCCGCTGCTTCGGTAG
- a CDS encoding DsbA family protein yields MADTESRFARMSRRAAITGAALATMALAACGGGAKGAAEGDMGLGAPEGAKVTVVEYASVTCPHCALWQKNTWPAFKAKYVDTNKVRYVFRELPTPPVDAATAGFLVARCAGPDKYFDVVHQLMATQQEMLTSSPRDWLLRTAQAAGLSEQQFNDCVTDKDAVAAMEKRVQAARAQGVTGTPAFYVNETQVISPGGEGASLADLSTAIDAALAK; encoded by the coding sequence ATGGCCGACACTGAATCCCGCTTCGCCCGCATGAGCCGTCGTGCGGCCATCACCGGCGCCGCACTGGCGACCATGGCTTTGGCGGCCTGCGGCGGCGGCGCCAAGGGTGCGGCCGAAGGCGACATGGGTCTGGGCGCGCCCGAAGGCGCCAAGGTCACGGTGGTCGAATACGCCTCGGTCACCTGCCCCCACTGCGCCCTGTGGCAGAAGAACACCTGGCCAGCGTTCAAGGCGAAATACGTCGACACCAACAAGGTCCGCTACGTCTTCCGCGAACTGCCGACCCCGCCGGTCGACGCCGCCACCGCCGGCTTCCTGGTCGCGCGCTGCGCCGGTCCGGACAAGTATTTCGACGTGGTTCACCAGCTGATGGCGACACAGCAGGAGATGCTGACGTCCTCGCCGCGCGACTGGCTGCTGCGCACCGCCCAGGCCGCCGGCCTGTCCGAGCAGCAGTTCAACGACTGCGTCACCGACAAGGACGCCGTAGCCGCCATGGAGAAGCGCGTGCAGGCCGCCCGCGCCCAGGGCGTGACCGGCACACCGGCCTTCTACGTCAATGAGACGCAGGTCATCTCGCCCGGCGGCGAAGGCGCCAGCCTGGCCGACCTGTCCACCGCCATCGACGCGGCCCTGGCCAAGTAA
- a CDS encoding response regulator encodes MRAAGPHFDILVVEDEALLVMDLEAMLEDEGHRLVAEAMSLSEVEALSLDAPPDIAFVDIQLAENSSGLDVSRLIKDRWPSTAVVFLTANPKMIPEDFLGAHGVIPKPFSRSGLLSAMRFIQQGLSDPPPRQDRPQSFIPAPAIDRAWARG; translated from the coding sequence GTGCGCGCCGCCGGGCCTCACTTCGACATCCTGGTCGTCGAGGACGAGGCCCTGCTCGTGATGGACCTCGAGGCCATGCTCGAGGACGAAGGCCACCGACTGGTCGCCGAGGCCATGTCCTTGAGCGAGGTCGAGGCTCTGTCGCTCGATGCCCCGCCCGACATCGCCTTCGTCGATATCCAGTTGGCGGAAAACTCCAGCGGTCTGGACGTGTCTCGCCTGATCAAGGACCGCTGGCCGTCCACGGCCGTCGTGTTCCTGACCGCCAACCCGAAGATGATTCCCGAGGACTTCTTGGGCGCCCACGGCGTGATCCCCAAGCCCTTCTCGCGTTCCGGCCTGCTGTCGGCGATGCGCTTCATTCAGCAGGGTCTAAGCGATCCGCCGCCGCGTCAGGACAGGCCGCAAAGTTTCATCCCCGCACCGGCCATCGATCGGGCCTGGGCGCGCGGATAA